Genomic segment of Rhodococcus sp. W8901:
GATCCGGGCGAAGATCTATGTGCAGGACCTTGTCGCAGGTAAACCGAGCGTCGAGCATGCGCTGACGGCCACCGAGGCGGAGCTCGAGCGCACCGTGCAACCCGCACCGGCGCCGATTTCCACGCATGGTGCGGCGTCTGGCACAATGGTCGGGTTGCCTGGTGAAGGCGACTCAACTTGATCTGAGCACGAACCAGTCGAGCCACGGCCGCTCGGTTCCTCTGCTCCTGCGAAAAACGCAAGGATGGAACAACCATGAACACCTTGGATTTCCTGGACGCCAAGTCCCTCCGCAACGATATTCCGGAGTTCCGCGCCGGTGACACCCTGAACGTGCACGTCAAGGTCATCGAGGGCTCGAAGGAGCGCGTGCAGGTCTTCAAGGGCGTCGTGATCCGCCGCCAGGGCGGCGGCGTTCGCGAGACCTTCACCGTCCGCAAGATCTCGTTCGGCGTCGGCGTCGAGCGCACCTTCCCGGTCCACAGCCCCAACCTGGCCCAGATCGAGGTCGTCACCCGCGGTGACGTCCGTCGCGCCAAGCTGTACTACCTGCGCGACCTGCGCGGCAAGGCTGCGAAGATCAAGGAAAAGCGCTGAGCTTCGACGCTCTGAGCTACTTCGGTTGGCCCGGCACCGCTTTCACGCGGTGTCGGGCTAATCTGTCTCAGTGGCAGATGCACCGCAGGACCCGGCCGTGACGTCGGACGCGAATGACGGAGACGGCGCCGAAAAGCGCTCACGTCGGGGCAAGGCGAAGAAGCCCCGCTCGTTCTGGCGCGAGATACCGATCCTCATCCTCGTCGCGTTGGTGCTGAGTTTCCTGTTGCAGACGTTCATCGCGCGGGTGTACCTCATTCCGTCCGAGTCGATGGAACCCACGCTGCACGGCTGCCCCGGCTGCACGGGTGACCGCATCGTCGTCGAGAAGATCAGCTACCGCTTCGGCGACCCGAAGCCCGGGGACGTCATCGTCTTCCGCGGCCCGGATTCGTGGTCGGAGCGGTACGAGTCGACGCGTTCGTCGAACCCCGTGAAACGTGGCGCGCAGGAACTCGGATCCATGGTCGGACTCGTCCCGCCGGACGAGAATGATCTCGTGAAGCGTGTCATCGCCACCGGTGGGCAGAGGGTGGAGTGCTGCGACGACCAGGGCCGTGTCCTGGTCGACGGCAAACCGCTCGACGAGCCGTACATCACCATGGACTTCCCGTTCATCCCGGGCGTGCAGACGTGCGATACCGCGGTGAAGTCGGCCCGCTGCTTCGGTCCCGTCACCGTCCCCGAGGGCAACCTGTGGATGATGGGTGACAACCGCAGTAACTCGGCGGACTCGCGCTACCACGTCTCCGACGAACGCCAAGGCACGATCCCGATCGACAACGTGATCGGCAAGGCGACATTCATCGTGCTGCCGCCGTCACGCTGGGGCAAGATCTCGTCCCCCGACATTCAGCAGCAGTGAGTACCTGGCCACCGAGAACCGTCATTCGCAGAGCATCCGGCTTGCGGACCATGGAGTCTGCACTGGTGCGATGCGGTCTGGGGCCCGTGGCCGGCGTCGACGAGGCCGGACGCGGCGCCTGCGCGGGACCGCTGGTCGTCGCGGCGTGTGTGCTCGGACCCAAGCCGCACGCGGCCCTGGCCGGGCTGGACGATTCGAAGAAGCTCACCGAGAAGGTCCGTGAGGAGCTGTTCCCGGTGATCAAGCGGCTCGCGGTGGCGTGGAGTGTCGTCGAGATCCCCGCCGCCGAGATCGACCGGATCGGGGTCCACGTCGCGAACATCGAGGGGATGCGCCGGGCGGTCGCCGGACTGTCGGTGCCGCCCGGCTACGTCCTCACCGACGGATTCCGGGTGCCGGGTCTGCCGGCGCCGTCGTTGCCGGTGATCGGGGGCGACGCCGCGGCCGCGTGCATCGCGGCGGCGAGCGTTCTCGCGAAGGTCACCCGTGATCGGACGATGGTCGCGATGGACGAGGAACTGCCCGGGTACGGTTTTGCCGGGCACAAGGGTTACAGCACAGCGGTGCACACGGCCGCGCTCCACGAACTGGGGCCGAGCCGTGAGCACCGGATGTCGTACGCGAATGTAGCCGCGGCGAGCCGCGAGTTCGAATCGGCGGGGAGCCACGGATTCGGGTCCGCGGGGTAGGTGCGGGATGATGAGTTTTCACAACAACGCAGGAGGACGTCGAGGCCGATGAGTGCCGAGGATCTCGAGAAATACGAAACCGAGATGGAACTGTCGCTGTACCGCGAGTACCGGGACATCGTCGGTCAGTTCTCGTACGTCGTGGAGACCGAGCGCCGGTTCTATCTCGCGAACTCCGTGGAGTTGCTGCCGCACAGCGCGGACGGCGAGATCTACTTCGAGGTGCGGATGTCCGACGCCTGGGTGTGGGACATGTACCGGCCTGCTCGCTTCGTGAAGTACGTGCGGGTCATCACGTTCAAGGACGTGAACATCGAGGAGCTGGAGAAGTCCGACCTGCGACTGCCGGACAACGGTCTGGGCTGATCGTTCGAGTTTCCGAGAGCCGCGCATCTTCCGGGGTGCGCGGCTCTCGTGTGTTCGAAGGGTGGTTGTCCACAGCTCCCGACCCATCCACAGGGCAATCTGTTCTCCCTGTTCGGGGTTCCGCCGCGCCGAGGGGTGACGGGCACAGTCTTCGTCACCGGCGGGAGGTTCCGGCCGGGTGAGGGGGAAGCCCGGATGGGACGCAATATCGCGTTGGGCGCGATGGGGGAGGAAATCGCGGCCCGCGTGCTGACGGACGCGGGCCTGCAGATCCTGGACCGGAACTGGCGGTGCCGCCACGGAGAACTGGACGTGGTGGCCGCGGACGGCGACACCGTGGTGTTCGTGGAGGTGAAGACTCGGTCGGGGCTGGGATTCGGGAGTCCGGCGGAGGCGGTGACCTATGCCAAGCAGAGGCGGATCCGGATGTTGGCCCAGCGCTGGCTGTCCGCGTCCGAGAAGCACTGGCCGAATGTGCGATTCGATGTGGTGTCGGTGCTCGTGGCTCGGCATCGGGAGCCCGAGGTCACGCACCTGGTGGCGGTGTTCTGATGGCGCTCGGGCGTGCTCACTCGGTGGCGGTGAGCGGGGTCGACGGGCAGATCGTGGAGATCGAGGCGGACATCGGCCGCGGACTGCCCGGGGTGCATCTGGTGGGGTTGCCGGACACTGCGCTGCAGGAGTCTCGGGATCGGGTGCGGGCGGCGGTCACCAACTCCGGCGAGAAGTGGCCCGAATCGCGGGTGACGCTGGCACTGTCGCCGGCGACGCTTCCGAAGGTGGGCAGCGTCTACGACCTCGCCTTGGCGTGCGCCGTGCTCGACGCCGCCCGGCAGGTTCCGCGGACGCGCCTCGCGAAGACGGTGCTGTTGGGCGAGTTGGCGCTCGACGGCCGGCTGCGCACGGTCCGCGGCGTGCTGCCCGCAGTGTTGGCGGCGAAGAACGCGGGATGGTCGACGGTGGTGGTCCCGGTCCAGGCGCTGGCGGAGGCCGGGTTGGTCGACGGAATCGAGGTTCTGGGCGCCGACCGTCTCACCGCGGTCACGCTGTGGCTGCAGGGCAAGGGGACGTTGTCCGCACCCGCGCCGTTCGACACCGGGGCGTCGTCGTCGCGCGCCGACCTCAGCGAGGTCGTGGGACAGGCGGAGGCGCGGTGGGCGATCGAGGTGGCGGCCGCCGGTGCCCACCACCTGATGCTCACCGGTCCACCCGGCATCGGGAAGACGATGCTCGCGCAGCGGCTACCGGGTGTGCTGCCGGCGCTGACCGAGCCGGAGGCGCTGGAGGTCACGGCGATTCACTCCGTGGCCGGGCTGCTCACGTCGGAGCGCCCGCTCATCACCGAGCCGCCGTTCATCGCGCCGCACCACACGTCTTCGATGAGCGCGCTGGTGGGCGGTGGCAGCGGGATGGCGCGACCGGGGGCGGTCAGCCGCGCGCACCGAGGAATCCTGTTCCTGGACGAGTGCGCCGAGATGGGAACCAAGGCGCTCGAGGCCCTGCGGACGCCGTTGGAGGACGGGGAGGTTCGCATCGCCAGGCGGGACGGGGTCGCGCGCTACCCGGCGCGGTTCCAGTTGGTGCTCGCCGCGAACCCGTGTCCGTGCGCACCGGCGCGTGAGGTGGACTGCGTGTGCGCGCCCACGGTCCGGCGCCGCTACCTGGGTCGGCTCTCCGGACCGTTGCTGGACCGGGTCGACCTGCGCATCCGGATGAAGGCCGTGGCGACCGGGGCGTTGATGGACGAGGTGGGTGAGACCACCGAGCAGGTGCGCGGTCGGGTGGCCGCCGCCCGGGCCGCGGCCGGCGAACGGTGGCGGTCCTACGAATGGCGGACCAACGCGGAGGTGCCGGGCCCGGCTCTGCGGCAACGGTTCCGGCTGCCGCGAGAGGCGCTCGTACCGCTCGAGAAGGCGCTGCGCCTGGGCGCCGTCACCGCACGCGGCGCGGACCGTGCGCTGCGGGTGGCGTGGACCCTCGGCGACCTCGCTGGCCTGGACTCACCGGGCCGCGACCAGGTCTCGACGGCGCTCGAGTTCCGGGACCGGGGTGTGGCATGAGTGGGCACGATCCGCGGTTGTCGGCGTGGGCGTATCTGTCGAAGGTGGTGCAGGGGTCGTGTCCACCGCTCGCGGAGTTGGTCTCGGCGGTCGGCCCAGTCGACGCGGCGCGGGCGGTGCGCGAGCGGGATCTGTCGAGCTTCCTGGATCGGCGGACGTCGGCGCGGGCGCACATCGACACGGCGGCCCGGGATCTGGATCTGCTCGCGGCCATGGGCGGTCGTCTGGTGACGCCCGACGACGACGAGTGGCCGCGGTGGCGACTGCTGGCGTTCGACGCACTCGGTGACGGCCGCGACGACGGCGGCCCGCTGGCGCTGTGGGTGCTGGGGGATCGACCGCTCGACGAGCTGGTGGCCCGGTCGGTGGCGGTCGTCGGTACGCGGGCGGCGAGCTCCTACGGCGAGCACGTCACCGCCGAGATCGTCGGCGATCTCGCGGCCGACGGGTGGACGGTGGTGTCGGGGGCGGCGTTCGGGATCGACGCCGCCGCGCATCGGGCGGCGCTGGGCTCGGGTGGTCTCACGGTCGCGGTCCTCGCGTGCGGGGTGGATCGGGCCTATCCCGCCGGGCACGGGCGGTTGCTGCAGCAGATCGCGCGTGACGGCGCGGTGATCAGCGAGTATCCGCCCGGCACGACCCCGGCCCGGTATCGATTCCTGGCCCGGAACCGGTTGGTGGCGGGCCTGTCCGACGGCGTCGTGGTGGTCGAGGCGGGCTGGCGCAGCGGGGCGCGGAACACCGCCACGTGGGGCCGGCGGCTGGGCCGTCCCGTGCTGGCGGTGCCGGGACCGGTGACGTCCGCGGCGTCGACCGGGTGTCACCGGATGATCCGGGAGGGAGAGGCCCGCCTGGTCGCGAGCGCGAAGGACATCGTGGAGGAGGCCGGGCCGATTGGTGTCGATGGTGGCGAGGCTGCCGGCGGCGGGGCGGTGCGCGCTCTCGACGCGCTCACCGGCGATGCGGCCGCGGTGTACGAGGCGCTGCCGGGCAGCGGTACCCGGGGCACCCGCGAGCTGTCGGAGGAGTCGGGGCTACCGGTGGCGCGGGTGCGGGCCCTGCTGCCGGTGCTGGAACTCGACGGATTCGTCGGGTCGGACGAGACGGGCTGGTTCCGGTGGTGACGGGAAGGCGCCGGCCACCGAGTGTGCCGACCGCCGGATCACGCCTCGCGCATCATCACGTCCTTGATCCGGCGGAGGCGATCGGGATCGGCCTCGCTGCCGGTCCGGCCGACCAGTGTGGTCAAGGTGGTGATGACGGGTTCGCCGGTGTCGTCCGACACGATGTTCTTCGTCACGATGATGTCGCTGCCGGCCGTCTGCCGAAACGACTCGAGTGAGACGTCGACCGTCAACCGGTCGCCTGCGCGCATCGGGCGGTGGATCACCAGTTTCTGGTCCGTCTGGAGAATCTGGCTCAGGTCGAATCCGGTGATGATCTGTTCGAGCAGGTACTTCTGGGCAATGGCCCCGATGACCGAGACGAAGGTGAGCGGCGCGATCAGTGCCGAATGGCCGAGCGCGCGTGCGGCTTCCTCGTCGTAGTGCGCGGGATGGGTGTTCTGGACGGCGGTCGCGTACTCGCGAACCTTCTCCCGGCCCACCTCGTAGTAGTCGGGCATGCGGTAGCTGTAGCCCACCAGACGCTCGGCGCGTGAGGCGCGGTTGTCGGTGGGTTCGGCTGATCGGGTCACAGATCGAGTGTGACGGAAGAACGGTTCCGGCGTCCGATATCGGACGTGGATGGACACAAGCGGCCTCGGATCGTTTCCATACGGAAACGATCCGAGGTCACTGGGTAGCAAGGTGCACCGCATGCGGTCCGGTGATCGCCTACAGTCGCGTCATGGCTACCGTCTGGACCGTCCCCGAAGACATCACCCGAGTGCTGCTGGCCGCACCGGGAATCCGCGATTTCCTCACGGACGACGAGGGGCGGGGCGTGGCGAGCGACCCCAAGGTGCGGCTCGCCGAGTTCACCGCGGTCGTCAACTCGCTGCAGGACAACGCCGGGCGCACCTTCACGTCGGTGCGCGACGCGTCCGGGGTGCTGTTCGACGGGCCCGCCGGCGGCGTCGTGGTCTCCGATGCGCTCCGGCTCGCCGTCATGCGGGTGATCACCGCCGAGCCCCGCGAGCGTAAGCCGTCGCCCAACCCGCTTCCGGCCCGCGTGGTCGAGAACCTGGGCGTGTACGTCTACGCGCTGCGGGACCCCCGTGACCGCTCGATCTTCTACGTCGGCGCGGGACGCGGCAATCAGGTCTACGCGCATGCATGGGATGCGTTGGGGGAGGCGGGCACGCTCGACTCCGAGAATGTCGGGGACGCGGATCGCGACGAGACCCGCACCGCCTGGACTCGCCGGATCCGCGACATCTATGCGGCCGGGCATTCGGTGGATCACCTCATTCTGCGACACCGGTTGGAGGCGGCCCACGACACCGTCGGCGCGGCACGGGAGGCGGCGCATCTGGTGACCGACGCACTGCGTCAGCTCGAGCACCGGCCGCAGCATCCGGTGTTGACGAACCTCGCCGGTGAACCGATGGACCTCGAGAAGCGGGCCATGTCCGTCGAGGAATTGGCCGTGCAGTACGCGGCTCTGCCCGCGCCGGAACTGCCGGTGCCGGGTGCTCTGGTGCGAGTTCCCGCCGCGGCCGGCGCGGGGTTGTCCGCGGACGATCTGTACGCGGCGGCCCGGGGGCCGTGGCGCGCCGGGTCGGCCGCCCGCAACATCGCCGATCTTCCGGTGATCGTGTTCGCGGACAACATCGTTCGGGCTGTCTACCGCGCCACCTCCTGGGAAGGTGTGGGTCCGACCACCGATCAGCTGTGGCGGTTCACCGGTTCTGTCGACGCCGAGCTCGAGGCGAAGTTCGTCGGAACCCGGGTCACTCCGGATCGCGCGGGACTCAAGGCATGGCCGACCCACGGCTGGGTGCAGCGACTCACGCTGGCCCGCCCGCACGGCCGCTGACGGCGCGCGACCACTGTCCGCGCGGTCTGTATGGTAGTTAGGTAAAGCTAACCAATTGCTGTTTGGA
This window contains:
- a CDS encoding DUF2469 domain-containing protein; the encoded protein is MSAEDLEKYETEMELSLYREYRDIVGQFSYVVETERRFYLANSVELLPHSADGEIYFEVRMSDAWVWDMYRPARFVKYVRVITFKDVNIEELEKSDLRLPDNGLG
- the rplS gene encoding 50S ribosomal protein L19, which translates into the protein MNTLDFLDAKSLRNDIPEFRAGDTLNVHVKVIEGSKERVQVFKGVVIRRQGGGVRETFTVRKISFGVGVERTFPVHSPNLAQIEVVTRGDVRRAKLYYLRDLRGKAAKIKEKR
- a CDS encoding YraN family protein, producing MGRNIALGAMGEEIAARVLTDAGLQILDRNWRCRHGELDVVAADGDTVVFVEVKTRSGLGFGSPAEAVTYAKQRRIRMLAQRWLSASEKHWPNVRFDVVSVLVARHREPEVTHLVAVF
- a CDS encoding ribonuclease HII — encoded protein: MSTWPPRTVIRRASGLRTMESALVRCGLGPVAGVDEAGRGACAGPLVVAACVLGPKPHAALAGLDDSKKLTEKVREELFPVIKRLAVAWSVVEIPAAEIDRIGVHVANIEGMRRAVAGLSVPPGYVLTDGFRVPGLPAPSLPVIGGDAAAACIAAASVLAKVTRDRTMVAMDEELPGYGFAGHKGYSTAVHTAALHELGPSREHRMSYANVAAASREFESAGSHGFGSAG
- a CDS encoding GIY-YIG nuclease family protein is translated as MATVWTVPEDITRVLLAAPGIRDFLTDDEGRGVASDPKVRLAEFTAVVNSLQDNAGRTFTSVRDASGVLFDGPAGGVVVSDALRLAVMRVITAEPRERKPSPNPLPARVVENLGVYVYALRDPRDRSIFYVGAGRGNQVYAHAWDALGEAGTLDSENVGDADRDETRTAWTRRIRDIYAAGHSVDHLILRHRLEAAHDTVGAAREAAHLVTDALRQLEHRPQHPVLTNLAGEPMDLEKRAMSVEELAVQYAALPAPELPVPGALVRVPAAAGAGLSADDLYAAARGPWRAGSAARNIADLPVIVFADNIVRAVYRATSWEGVGPTTDQLWRFTGSVDAELEAKFVGTRVTPDRAGLKAWPTHGWVQRLTLARPHGR
- a CDS encoding YifB family Mg chelatase-like AAA ATPase produces the protein MALGRAHSVAVSGVDGQIVEIEADIGRGLPGVHLVGLPDTALQESRDRVRAAVTNSGEKWPESRVTLALSPATLPKVGSVYDLALACAVLDAARQVPRTRLAKTVLLGELALDGRLRTVRGVLPAVLAAKNAGWSTVVVPVQALAEAGLVDGIEVLGADRLTAVTLWLQGKGTLSAPAPFDTGASSSRADLSEVVGQAEARWAIEVAAAGAHHLMLTGPPGIGKTMLAQRLPGVLPALTEPEALEVTAIHSVAGLLTSERPLITEPPFIAPHHTSSMSALVGGGSGMARPGAVSRAHRGILFLDECAEMGTKALEALRTPLEDGEVRIARRDGVARYPARFQLVLAANPCPCAPAREVDCVCAPTVRRRYLGRLSGPLLDRVDLRIRMKAVATGALMDEVGETTEQVRGRVAAARAAAGERWRSYEWRTNAEVPGPALRQRFRLPREALVPLEKALRLGAVTARGADRALRVAWTLGDLAGLDSPGRDQVSTALEFRDRGVA
- the dprA gene encoding DNA-processing protein DprA codes for the protein MSGHDPRLSAWAYLSKVVQGSCPPLAELVSAVGPVDAARAVRERDLSSFLDRRTSARAHIDTAARDLDLLAAMGGRLVTPDDDEWPRWRLLAFDALGDGRDDGGPLALWVLGDRPLDELVARSVAVVGTRAASSYGEHVTAEIVGDLAADGWTVVSGAAFGIDAAAHRAALGSGGLTVAVLACGVDRAYPAGHGRLLQQIARDGAVISEYPPGTTPARYRFLARNRLVAGLSDGVVVVEAGWRSGARNTATWGRRLGRPVLAVPGPVTSAASTGCHRMIREGEARLVASAKDIVEEAGPIGVDGGEAAGGGAVRALDALTGDAAAVYEALPGSGTRGTRELSEESGLPVARVRALLPVLELDGFVGSDETGWFRW
- the hadA gene encoding (3R)-hydroxyacyl-ACP dehydratase subunit HadA translates to MTRSAEPTDNRASRAERLVGYSYRMPDYYEVGREKVREYATAVQNTHPAHYDEEAARALGHSALIAPLTFVSVIGAIAQKYLLEQIITGFDLSQILQTDQKLVIHRPMRAGDRLTVDVSLESFRQTAGSDIIVTKNIVSDDTGEPVITTLTTLVGRTGSEADPDRLRRIKDVMMREA
- the lepB gene encoding signal peptidase I; the encoded protein is MTSDANDGDGAEKRSRRGKAKKPRSFWREIPILILVALVLSFLLQTFIARVYLIPSESMEPTLHGCPGCTGDRIVVEKISYRFGDPKPGDVIVFRGPDSWSERYESTRSSNPVKRGAQELGSMVGLVPPDENDLVKRVIATGGQRVECCDDQGRVLVDGKPLDEPYITMDFPFIPGVQTCDTAVKSARCFGPVTVPEGNLWMMGDNRSNSADSRYHVSDERQGTIPIDNVIGKATFIVLPPSRWGKISSPDIQQQ